Proteins co-encoded in one Oceanococcus atlanticus genomic window:
- the lpdA gene encoding dihydrolipoyl dehydrogenase, translating to MSKKYDLIVIGAGPAGYVAAIRAAQLGMNVACIDKWVNHDGKAAFGGTCLNAGCIPSKALLESSELYHRAQHEFEKHGIATGKVKLDVAAMQARKTGISQQLTGGIAQLFKANGVDGLAGTGQIRGQGKVAFTALGKKKAEMLECDKILIASGSEPVELPMAKFDGKYIVDSWGALEFESVPKRVGVIGAGVIGTELGSVWSRLGSDTVLLEAQDQFLAGIADGQIAKDALRQFKKQGLDIRLGARVMSADVKGAGVDVKFSVNGEEHSERFDRLIVAVGRRPYTRDLCSSDASVELDEKGFVAVDEAYRTSMPDVYAVGDVIGGLMLAHKGSEEGVAVAEIIAGHKAKVNYDCVPSVIYTAPEVAWVGKTEEALKAAGVSYRVGSFPFTANGRAKALEAAAGQVKMLACAETDRILGVHMVGPYVSELIAEMVLAMEYGATSEDIALTMHAHPTLSESVHEAALSVDGRAIHAINKKR from the coding sequence ATGAGCAAGAAGTACGATCTGATCGTTATCGGCGCCGGCCCGGCGGGCTATGTCGCAGCCATACGCGCGGCCCAGCTCGGCATGAACGTCGCCTGTATCGACAAATGGGTCAATCACGACGGTAAAGCGGCCTTCGGCGGCACCTGCCTCAACGCTGGCTGTATCCCGTCCAAGGCCTTGCTGGAATCATCGGAGCTGTATCACCGGGCACAGCACGAGTTCGAAAAGCACGGCATCGCCACCGGCAAGGTCAAGCTGGACGTGGCTGCGATGCAGGCGCGCAAGACCGGCATCAGCCAGCAGCTGACGGGCGGCATCGCCCAGCTGTTCAAGGCTAATGGTGTGGATGGGCTGGCCGGCACCGGGCAGATCCGTGGCCAGGGCAAGGTCGCATTCACCGCCCTGGGCAAGAAAAAAGCCGAGATGCTGGAGTGCGACAAGATTCTCATTGCCAGTGGTTCCGAACCGGTGGAACTGCCAATGGCCAAGTTCGACGGCAAGTACATCGTCGATTCCTGGGGTGCGCTTGAGTTTGAAAGCGTGCCCAAGCGCGTCGGTGTGATCGGCGCCGGTGTGATCGGCACCGAGCTGGGCAGCGTGTGGTCACGCCTGGGTTCGGACACCGTGCTTTTGGAAGCGCAGGATCAGTTCCTGGCCGGTATTGCCGATGGTCAGATCGCCAAGGATGCACTGCGTCAGTTCAAGAAGCAGGGCCTGGATATCCGGCTTGGCGCGCGGGTCATGTCCGCCGATGTCAAAGGCGCCGGTGTGGACGTTAAGTTCAGCGTCAACGGTGAAGAACACAGCGAGCGCTTTGATCGCCTGATCGTGGCCGTGGGCCGGCGTCCTTATACGCGCGATCTGTGCAGCAGCGACGCCAGTGTGGAACTGGATGAGAAGGGCTTTGTTGCGGTTGATGAGGCTTACCGCACCAGCATGCCCGATGTGTATGCCGTGGGTGATGTGATCGGTGGCCTGATGCTGGCTCACAAGGGCAGCGAAGAAGGCGTGGCCGTGGCCGAAATCATCGCCGGCCACAAAGCCAAGGTGAACTACGATTGTGTACCTTCGGTGATCTACACCGCGCCGGAAGTGGCCTGGGTTGGCAAGACCGAGGAAGCTCTGAAGGCGGCCGGTGTCAGCTACCGCGTGGGTAGCTTCCCATTCACCGCCAATGGCCGCGCCAAAGCGCTGGAAGCCGCTGCCGGTCAGGTCAAAATGCTGGCCTGTGCGGAAACTGATCGCATTTTGGGTGTTCATATGGTCGGGCCTTATGTGTCTGAGCTGATTGCCGAGATGGTCCTGGCCATGGAATACGGCGCCACCAGCGAAGACATTGCCTTGACCATGCATGCGCACCCGACCTTGTCGGAATCCGTGCACGAAGCGGCGCTGTCGGTTGACGGACGCGCCATTCACGCCATTAACAAAAAACGTTGA
- the odhB gene encoding 2-oxoglutarate dehydrogenase complex dihydrolipoyllysine-residue succinyltransferase, whose amino-acid sequence MSIEIKVPALPESVTEATVAEWHKAEGDSVTRDENLADLETDKVVLEVPATDSGTLVKIMVQPGDTVTAGDVLAVLEAGDAAAKKSDDKPAASQPSKAADEAEPAGDVQQSPAVRRLLDEHDLKAEGIPASGKGGRLTKADVEKYLKDNASSKPAAEAKAAPKAADAAVGDRDAGAVGSAPAQDERIEQRVPMTRIRARIAERLVEAQQSAAMLTTFNEVDLHAVDKLRKQYRDVFEKNHKVRLGYMSFFVRAAVEALKRYPIVNASVDGNDIIYHGYYDIGIAVSSPRGLVVPILRDADKLSFAEVESSIGEFGARAKDNKLTMDDLLGGTFSITNGGVFGSMMSTPILNPPQSAILGMHGINKKPVVVNDEIVIRPMMYLALTYDHRIIDGREAVLFLRTIKEVLEDPARMLLEI is encoded by the coding sequence ATGAGTATCGAAATCAAGGTGCCGGCATTGCCGGAATCCGTCACGGAAGCCACAGTGGCGGAATGGCACAAAGCGGAAGGCGACAGCGTCACCCGCGATGAGAATCTGGCCGACCTGGAAACCGACAAAGTCGTGCTGGAAGTGCCAGCCACCGATAGCGGTACTCTGGTCAAGATCATGGTTCAGCCGGGCGACACGGTCACCGCGGGTGACGTGCTTGCCGTGCTTGAAGCTGGCGATGCCGCGGCCAAGAAGAGCGATGACAAACCAGCCGCCTCGCAGCCAAGCAAGGCCGCGGATGAGGCCGAGCCGGCTGGCGACGTGCAGCAAAGCCCGGCAGTGCGCCGCCTGCTCGACGAGCATGACCTCAAGGCTGAAGGGATTCCGGCCAGCGGCAAGGGTGGTCGCCTGACCAAGGCTGATGTTGAGAAGTACCTGAAAGACAACGCCAGCAGCAAACCGGCGGCAGAAGCCAAAGCGGCGCCCAAAGCAGCCGATGCGGCGGTGGGTGATCGTGATGCGGGTGCGGTGGGTTCGGCCCCGGCTCAGGATGAACGCATCGAACAGCGTGTGCCGATGACACGTATTCGTGCGCGTATCGCCGAGCGTCTGGTTGAGGCTCAGCAAAGCGCGGCCATGCTGACCACCTTCAATGAGGTTGATCTGCACGCCGTCGACAAACTGCGTAAGCAATACCGCGACGTGTTCGAGAAGAACCACAAGGTTCGTCTCGGTTACATGAGCTTCTTCGTGCGTGCTGCGGTTGAAGCGCTCAAGCGCTATCCGATCGTCAATGCCTCGGTGGACGGCAACGACATCATCTACCACGGTTACTACGACATCGGTATTGCGGTGTCCTCGCCGCGTGGCCTAGTGGTTCCGATCCTGCGCGATGCCGACAAACTCAGCTTTGCCGAGGTGGAATCCTCCATCGGTGAGTTCGGGGCGCGCGCCAAGGACAACAAGCTGACCATGGACGACCTGCTTGGCGGCACCTTCTCCATCACCAATGGTGGGGTGTTCGGTTCCATGATGTCGACGCCGATTCTGAATCCGCCGCAGAGTGCGATTCTGGGCATGCACGGCATCAACAAGAAGCCGGTTGTGGTGAATGACGAGATCGTGATCCGTCCGATGATGTATCTGGCGCTGACCTACGATCACCGCATCATCGATGGCCGTGAAGCCGTGCTGTTCCTGCGCACCATCAAGGAAGTGCTGGAAGATCCGGCACGCATGCTGCTGGAAATCTAA
- a CDS encoding 2-oxoglutarate dehydrogenase E1 component — MSGDLIRKFLASTPMSGVSSGYVEAVYEEYLKNPDAVDESWRNYFRGLGEAEQAEVAHRPIRSSFVKMAKERARRARRGEAMNPEAAEKQAAVLRLINYYRVRGHQAANLDPLGLTKGPHVPDLEPAFHGLGEQDMDTVFNTGSLAAEDRMKLRDILDLVRTVYTGSIGAEYMYITETSEKRWIQRRLEGQVYQPWLTEQEQRTVLMQLSAAEGIERYLHTKYVGQKRFSLEGGDSLIPALDELLRRSTTHDVEEVIIGMAHRGRLNVLVNTLGKSPADLFAEFEGKNIEDDPRASGDVKYHMGFSTDVDVDGRRCHLVLAFNPSHLEIVNPVVQGSVRARQVRRGDEAGKEVMPVLIHGDAAFAGQGVVMETLQLSQANGFSTGGTIHLIVNNQIGFTTPNPIETSGRRDSRTSLYCTDIAKMLEAPVFHVNADDPEAVVFITRLAADYRAEFKKDVIIDLVCYRRHGHNEADEPAVTQPQMYQKIRKWPTTRALFAERLAERDVVSADDAAQMLDDYREGLDRGENIARKTLGMVGNEHTVDWSVYQGGDHAEACKSAITLKKLRDLSERLLQLPEGFTVHDRVNRIMKDRSRMAAGAAPLDWGFAETMAYASLIDDGHNVRLTGQDCGRGTFFHRHARLHNQQETLSYTPLAHVGPGQFEVLDTLLSEEGVLGFEYGYATADPTTMVVWEAQFGDFANGAQVVMDQFIASGYSKWGRLCGLTMFLPHGYEGQGPEHSSARLERYLQLCAENNMQVCVPSTPAQMFHMIRRQQLRKLRSPLVVMTPKSLLRHPLSVSQLEDLTKGEFQHVIDEIDDLDPKKVKRVVVCSGKVFFDIYKARQEAGIDDVAIVRLEQLYPFPTEAYGAALKRYPNARDIVWCQEEPENQGAWYQIKHRLQIPLSKNHRMMYATRPGAASTATGYNKVHVIQQNILMQAALKEGSVLVGA; from the coding sequence ATGAGCGGGGACCTCATTCGCAAGTTTCTGGCCAGCACCCCGATGTCGGGTGTCAGTTCCGGATACGTCGAGGCGGTGTATGAGGAATACCTGAAAAACCCGGATGCAGTCGACGAAAGTTGGCGCAACTATTTCCGGGGATTGGGTGAGGCCGAACAGGCCGAGGTGGCGCATCGACCGATTCGCTCCTCCTTCGTCAAGATGGCCAAAGAGCGTGCGCGCCGCGCGCGCCGCGGCGAGGCCATGAATCCCGAGGCTGCGGAAAAGCAGGCTGCGGTGCTACGCCTGATCAATTATTACCGCGTGCGCGGGCATCAGGCGGCCAATCTCGATCCGCTGGGTTTGACCAAAGGGCCGCACGTGCCCGATCTTGAGCCAGCCTTCCACGGCCTGGGCGAGCAGGACATGGACACGGTGTTCAACACCGGGTCGCTGGCCGCCGAAGATCGTATGAAGCTGCGCGATATTCTCGATCTGGTGCGCACCGTGTACACCGGCTCGATTGGCGCCGAGTACATGTACATCACTGAAACCAGCGAAAAGCGCTGGATTCAGCGTCGTCTGGAAGGGCAGGTCTACCAGCCGTGGCTGACCGAGCAGGAGCAGCGCACCGTGCTCATGCAGCTGAGCGCGGCCGAAGGCATCGAACGCTACCTGCACACCAAATATGTGGGCCAGAAGCGCTTCTCGCTGGAGGGCGGCGACAGCCTGATTCCGGCACTGGATGAGCTACTGCGTCGCAGCACCACGCATGATGTCGAGGAAGTCATCATCGGCATGGCACACCGTGGGCGTCTTAACGTGCTGGTCAACACGCTGGGTAAATCGCCGGCGGACCTGTTTGCCGAGTTCGAAGGCAAGAACATCGAAGACGATCCGCGTGCATCGGGTGACGTGAAATACCACATGGGTTTCTCCACCGATGTGGATGTGGATGGTCGCCGTTGTCATCTGGTGCTGGCCTTCAACCCCAGTCACCTGGAGATCGTCAACCCGGTGGTGCAGGGTTCGGTGCGCGCGCGTCAGGTGCGCCGGGGCGATGAGGCTGGCAAGGAAGTGATGCCGGTGCTGATTCACGGCGATGCCGCGTTTGCCGGACAGGGTGTGGTCATGGAAACCCTGCAGCTGTCGCAGGCCAACGGTTTTTCGACCGGTGGCACCATCCATCTGATCGTCAACAATCAGATCGGCTTCACCACCCCAAACCCGATTGAAACCAGCGGTCGGCGCGACTCACGCACCTCGCTGTACTGCACCGACATCGCCAAGATGCTTGAGGCACCGGTGTTTCACGTTAACGCCGATGATCCGGAAGCGGTGGTGTTCATCACCCGCTTGGCGGCGGATTACCGCGCCGAGTTCAAGAAAGATGTGATCATCGATCTGGTCTGTTACCGCCGTCATGGCCATAACGAGGCTGATGAACCGGCGGTGACCCAACCGCAGATGTACCAGAAGATCCGCAAATGGCCGACCACGCGGGCGTTGTTTGCCGAGCGTCTGGCCGAGCGTGATGTGGTGTCCGCAGATGATGCGGCCCAGATGCTGGATGACTACCGTGAAGGCCTGGATCGTGGCGAGAACATCGCGCGCAAGACCCTGGGCATGGTCGGCAACGAGCACACGGTGGACTGGAGTGTTTATCAGGGTGGCGATCATGCGGAAGCCTGCAAGTCTGCGATTACCCTGAAAAAACTGCGTGATCTGAGCGAACGTCTGCTGCAGTTGCCGGAAGGCTTCACGGTGCATGATCGCGTCAATCGCATCATGAAGGACCGCTCGCGTATGGCCGCAGGTGCGGCGCCGCTGGATTGGGGCTTTGCCGAAACCATGGCCTATGCCAGTCTGATCGATGACGGACACAATGTGCGTTTGACCGGTCAGGATTGCGGTCGCGGCACCTTCTTCCATCGCCACGCGCGTCTGCACAACCAGCAAGAGACCCTGAGCTATACGCCGCTGGCCCATGTCGGGCCGGGCCAGTTCGAGGTGCTCGACACCCTGCTGTCGGAAGAGGGTGTGCTCGGTTTCGAATATGGCTACGCCACGGCAGATCCGACCACTATGGTGGTCTGGGAAGCCCAGTTCGGCGATTTCGCCAATGGCGCTCAGGTGGTGATGGACCAGTTCATCGCCTCCGGCTACTCCAAGTGGGGGCGCCTGTGCGGCTTGACCATGTTCCTGCCGCACGGCTACGAAGGGCAGGGGCCGGAGCATTCGTCGGCGCGCCTGGAGCGCTATCTGCAGTTGTGCGCCGAAAACAACATGCAGGTGTGTGTGCCGTCCACGCCGGCTCAGATGTTCCACATGATTCGCCGTCAGCAGTTGCGCAAGCTGCGCTCACCGCTTGTCGTGATGACGCCCAAGAGCCTGTTGCGTCACCCCCTGTCGGTGTCTCAGCTTGAAGATCTCACCAAAGGCGAGTTCCAGCACGTCATTGACGAGATCGATGATCTGGATCCGAAGAAGGTCAAGCGGGTCGTGGTGTGCAGCGGCAAGGTGTTCTTTGACATCTACAAGGCGCGCCAGGAAGCCGGTATCGACGATGTCGCCATCGTGCGTCTGGAGCAGCTGTATCCGTTCCCGACCGAGGCTTACGGTGCGGCGCTCAAACGTTATCCCAATGCACGCGATATCGTGTGGTGTCAGGAAGAGCCCGAGAATCAGGGTGCCTGGTACCAGATCAAGCATCGCTTGCAGATCCCGCTGAGCAAGAACCACCGCATGATGTACGCCACCCGTCCAGGCGCGGCGTCCACCGCAACCGGTTACAACAAGGTTCATGTAATTCAGCAGAACATTCTGATGCAGGCCGCGCTGAAGGAAGGTTCAGTGCTGGTCGGCGCGTAA
- the galU gene encoding UTP--glucose-1-phosphate uridylyltransferase GalU, which yields MRIRKAVFPVAGLGTRFLPATKASAKEMLPIVDKPLIQYAVNEAISAGAEELVFITSNNKNSILDHFDRSYELEHTLEQKGKTDTLRELREVLPIGVSCMYIRQPEAMGLGHAVLCAQPAVGDEDFSVILADDLIDGKLRPCLAQMQRVYAEYGTAVIAVQRVPPEETYKYGIVDVEPIGNGVSEIKGIVEKPKPEEAPSNLAVVGRYILPPRIFKILGSTGRGAGGEIQLTDAIAKMLEEQTVLAFEFEGTRFDCGSKLGYLQANVEFGLKHPEFADEFKSYLSDLTNTWDAKK from the coding sequence ATGCGTATTCGCAAAGCTGTATTTCCGGTGGCTGGTCTGGGTACGCGGTTTCTGCCCGCGACCAAGGCCAGCGCTAAGGAAATGTTGCCGATCGTCGATAAACCGCTGATTCAGTACGCGGTCAATGAGGCGATCAGCGCCGGTGCCGAAGAGCTGGTGTTCATCACCAGCAACAACAAGAACTCGATTCTGGATCATTTCGATCGCTCCTATGAGCTCGAGCACACCTTGGAGCAAAAGGGTAAAACCGACACTTTGCGAGAACTCAGGGAGGTGCTGCCGATCGGGGTGAGCTGCATGTACATCCGCCAGCCGGAAGCCATGGGGCTTGGTCATGCGGTGTTATGTGCCCAGCCGGCGGTCGGCGATGAGGATTTTTCGGTGATCCTGGCGGATGACCTGATTGACGGCAAACTGCGTCCCTGTCTGGCTCAGATGCAGCGTGTTTATGCCGAGTACGGCACGGCCGTGATTGCTGTCCAGCGTGTGCCGCCGGAAGAGACTTATAAATACGGTATCGTCGATGTCGAACCCATCGGCAATGGGGTCAGCGAAATCAAAGGCATCGTGGAGAAGCCCAAGCCGGAGGAAGCGCCGTCCAATTTGGCTGTGGTGGGGCGTTACATTCTGCCGCCACGCATCTTCAAGATCCTTGGCTCCACCGGGCGTGGTGCCGGCGGTGAAATTCAGCTCACCGATGCCATCGCCAAGATGCTTGAAGAACAGACTGTGCTGGCTTTCGAGTTCGAAGGCACGCGCTTTGATTGTGGTAGCAAACTGGGTTATTTGCAGGCCAATGTGGAGTTCGGACTCAAGCATCCGGAGTTCGCGGACGAGTTCAAAAGCTATCTGAGTGATCTGACCAACACCTGGGATGCAAAAAAGTGA
- a CDS encoding MaoC family dehydratase, which translates to MAELNFDRLPPALPAFGKVVVSRASKTVELKEPLIATADNVKPRAMMVAAYRRVCGGTKSEFLPVCYPQVMVFPLHLHLMGHPDFPLAAMGMVHVSNRIEQAQPMRIDASYDVSVEINGINETARGYEFDLVTEFQDAQGKVVWRGITSILSRRSDKSGASSGAKKKPPAPKPSSLPELALWTLKGNLGRRYALVSGDINPIHISAPTAKLLGFKRAIIHGMWTLARSAATLPVNTEEAGVLEVEFKTPLFLPGKAKLHGEAKASDFVFEVKDANNHKPILSGKWTAGA; encoded by the coding sequence ATGGCTGAACTGAATTTCGATCGACTGCCGCCCGCGTTGCCAGCCTTTGGCAAAGTGGTGGTGTCACGTGCATCCAAAACTGTTGAGCTGAAAGAGCCGCTGATTGCCACGGCCGACAACGTCAAGCCCCGCGCCATGATGGTTGCGGCCTACCGGCGGGTCTGCGGCGGCACGAAAAGTGAGTTCCTGCCGGTGTGCTACCCGCAGGTCATGGTTTTTCCGTTGCATTTGCATCTTATGGGTCATCCCGATTTCCCGCTCGCTGCGATGGGCATGGTGCATGTCTCCAATCGCATCGAGCAGGCTCAGCCCATGCGCATCGACGCCAGCTACGACGTATCGGTCGAGATCAACGGTATCAATGAGACCGCGCGTGGCTACGAGTTTGATCTGGTCACCGAATTTCAGGATGCGCAGGGCAAGGTCGTGTGGCGTGGCATCACCTCCATTCTGAGTCGTCGCAGCGACAAGAGCGGGGCATCCAGTGGTGCCAAGAAGAAGCCGCCGGCACCCAAGCCCAGTTCGCTGCCCGAGTTGGCGCTGTGGACCCTCAAAGGCAATCTCGGTCGCCGCTACGCGCTGGTGTCTGGCGACATCAACCCGATTCACATCTCGGCACCGACGGCCAAACTGCTGGGCTTCAAACGGGCCATTATTCACGGTATGTGGACGCTGGCGCGCAGTGCCGCGACACTGCCGGTCAACACCGAGGAAGCCGGTGTGCTCGAGGTCGAGTTCAAAACGCCTTTGTTCCTGCCGGGCAAGGCCAAGTTGCATGGTGAGGCCAAAGCCAGCGATTTCGTCTTCGAGGTCAAGGACGCCAACAATCACAAGCCGATCCTGTCCGGTAAGTGGACAGCAGGAGCCTAA
- the ccmI gene encoding c-type cytochrome biogenesis protein CcmI has product MIELVWITGLLLALAAGLWLVVGSQRGSRGVQLQERRKLNAEAFKQQRETLERRARAEELNAQQHAEALAQLEQTFAAEMHAVAPEQSQWAHRSWSLVQKLALCAVPVALAALTFQLSHGAQHFAAAPPVDADQQPSLEELVTALHARLQEQPDDPQGWMMLGRSYSVMGRHADAAQAYARANALTAEGNPDLLVAQAEALGLANGQQLDAAALSLIDKALALEPGHLRGLWYALLAAAQRGDDAAQTRYIERLRALPDLPDEMATWLRAEFGVEPAASADEVDAQDIRFEIDIALAPEAQSQVAQDATLFVFVRALHGPPMPLAVSRQALPQSWPVRVTLDDSMRMLENTSLASFDAWTVVARISRSGQAQAQSGDWQASVTLNEPPDGILDLTIEQQLP; this is encoded by the coding sequence ATGATTGAATTGGTGTGGATCACTGGTCTGTTACTGGCTCTGGCGGCAGGGCTCTGGCTGGTTGTCGGGAGTCAGCGCGGATCCCGCGGTGTTCAGTTACAAGAGCGCCGAAAACTCAATGCGGAAGCGTTCAAGCAGCAGCGTGAAACGCTTGAGCGGCGTGCCAGGGCTGAGGAATTGAATGCACAGCAGCACGCCGAAGCGCTGGCTCAGCTTGAGCAAACATTTGCCGCGGAGATGCATGCGGTTGCACCGGAACAGTCGCAGTGGGCACACCGAAGCTGGTCGCTGGTGCAAAAGTTGGCATTGTGCGCGGTGCCGGTCGCGCTGGCCGCACTGACTTTTCAGTTGAGTCATGGCGCCCAACATTTCGCAGCGGCGCCACCTGTCGATGCGGATCAGCAGCCGTCGCTGGAAGAGCTGGTCACCGCCTTGCACGCGCGGCTACAGGAGCAGCCGGATGACCCGCAGGGTTGGATGATGTTGGGCCGGTCCTACAGCGTTATGGGGCGGCATGCCGATGCGGCTCAGGCTTACGCCCGAGCCAATGCATTGACCGCCGAAGGCAATCCGGACCTGCTTGTGGCGCAGGCCGAAGCCCTGGGGCTGGCCAATGGTCAACAGCTCGATGCGGCAGCGCTGAGTTTGATCGACAAGGCGCTTGCCCTGGAGCCGGGGCACTTGCGCGGCTTGTGGTATGCGCTGCTGGCGGCGGCCCAGCGCGGCGATGATGCTGCGCAGACCCGCTACATCGAGCGTCTGCGCGCATTGCCCGATCTGCCGGATGAGATGGCCACCTGGCTGCGCGCCGAGTTTGGTGTTGAGCCCGCAGCATCTGCGGATGAGGTGGATGCTCAAGACATCCGCTTCGAAATCGATATAGCACTCGCGCCCGAGGCGCAATCGCAAGTGGCGCAGGACGCCACATTATTTGTATTCGTTCGTGCATTGCACGGTCCGCCGATGCCGCTTGCGGTGTCGCGCCAAGCCTTGCCGCAATCCTGGCCGGTCCGGGTTACGCTGGATGACAGCATGCGCATGCTGGAAAACACCAGCTTGGCATCTTTTGACGCCTGGACGGTGGTTGCACGAATCAGTCGTAGCGGTCAGGCGCAGGCGCAATCGGGTGACTGGCAGGCCAGTGTCACCCTGAATGAGCCGCCAGACGGAATACTTGATTTAACCATTGAGCAGCAATTGCCCTGA
- a CDS encoding cytochrome c-type biogenesis protein, protein MRRIALVFFMLPLLAHAWTDQDENRWRALNDELRCLVCQNQSIAESAAPLAEDLRAQTRQMIEAGKSDKDIRQYMTARYGDFVLYRPPFKPTTWLLWLGPLLMLLVGAAMVLRMRRTAALMQSAAEGEREQTHADVERLLKDIDQ, encoded by the coding sequence ATGCGTCGCATCGCTTTGGTTTTTTTCATGCTGCCGTTGTTGGCTCACGCCTGGACTGACCAGGACGAAAACCGCTGGCGCGCACTGAATGACGAGCTGCGCTGCCTGGTTTGCCAAAACCAGTCGATTGCGGAATCCGCGGCACCTTTGGCCGAAGATTTGCGTGCACAAACCCGGCAAATGATTGAAGCGGGTAAGTCCGACAAAGACATTCGGCAGTACATGACGGCACGCTACGGCGATTTTGTTCTTTACCGCCCGCCGTTCAAGCCCACAACCTGGTTGTTATGGCTGGGGCCGCTGTTGATGCTGCTTGTTGGTGCCGCCATGGTGTTGCGTATGCGGCGCACGGCAGCGCTCATGCAAAGCGCTGCCGAAGGTGAGAGAGAACAGACACATGCAGATGTCGAGCGTCTGCTGAAAGACATTGATCAATGA
- a CDS encoding DsbE family thiol:disulfide interchange protein — protein sequence MKRLLVAVPLLVLLALIAVLGRGLSLDPREVDSPLIGKPAPAFSLPVLGGDQLATQALFEGEVSLLNVWASWCVACRAEHGILNALSEQPGMRIIGLNYKDEAGDAQRWLEQRGNPYVTSLRDYDGLVGIDWGVYGVPETFVIDRRGVIRAKRIGPLTWDYVNQDLLPLLQQLKAES from the coding sequence GTGAAGCGTTTGCTGGTGGCTGTGCCATTGCTGGTTCTACTGGCCTTGATCGCGGTCCTTGGTCGCGGTCTGTCGCTGGATCCGCGCGAGGTTGACTCGCCGTTGATAGGCAAGCCTGCACCCGCGTTCAGCTTGCCGGTGCTGGGGGGTGATCAGCTTGCAACCCAGGCGTTGTTTGAAGGTGAGGTCAGTCTGCTGAATGTGTGGGCCAGCTGGTGTGTGGCGTGTCGTGCTGAGCACGGAATTTTGAACGCTTTGAGCGAGCAGCCTGGCATGCGCATCATTGGGCTGAACTACAAAGATGAAGCCGGCGATGCGCAGCGCTGGCTTGAACAGCGGGGCAATCCGTATGTCACCTCATTGCGTGATTACGATGGTCTGGTCGGCATCGATTGGGGGGTGTACGGCGTTCCGGAGACGTTCGTGATCGACCGTCGCGGCGTGATTCGGGCCAAGCGCATCGGGCCGTTGACCTGGGATTACGTCAACCAGGACCTGTTGCCGCTGTTGCAGCAGCTCAAGGCGGAGTCCTGA